CTGTTCATCCCCGTGCTGATGCCCTCGCGGTGGTCGCGCCGCGACGACGAGCTCGACGAGGACTACGAGAACACCCCTGAGGGCAGCTACTACTGACCCCGTGAAGACCTCGGTCGTGGCCGCCTCCCCGAGGGAGGCGGCCACACCTTTGTGACACAGGTCACACGCGAAAGCGCGAACTCCTCCCGGCCGTCCGGGCGAAAGCCTGCGAACACCACGTGAGGACAGGAGCGGCATGTGACCGACGAAGTGGCCGGCGGACCCGCCGACTCCGAGCTGATCCGGCGGTCCGTGCAGGTCCCGGAACTCTTCGCCGAGCTCTTCGACCGGCACGCGGCGGCCCTGCGCCGCTACGTCGCCCGGCGGCTCGGGGAGTCCCTGGCCGACGACGTCGTCTCGGACGCCTTCCTGACCGCGTTCCGTCGCCGCCGTCACTACGACGCGAGCCATCCGGACGCCCGCCCCTGGCTGTACGGCATCGCCGCCAGGCTCATCCTGCGCCACCGCCGCGTCGAGGTCAGGCTCTACCGGGCCCTGGCCCGCACCGGCGTGGACGAGATCACCGAGCCGTACGCCGACCGGGTCGACGACCGCGTGGCCGCGCAGCAGGCGGGCCTGGCGGCGGCGCTGGCGGAGCTGCCGGCCGCCGACCGCGAGGTGCTGTTACTCGTGGCCTGGGCCGACATGTCGTACGAGGACGTGGCCCGCGCCCTGGGCATCCCCGTCGGAACCGTCCGCTCCCGCCTGCACCGCGCCAGGGCCAGGACCCGCAGATCACTCGGCGGCAGCGACCCCACCACGGCACGAGAGGAGTCCCTCGATGGATGACCTAGGTTCCCTGCGCGAGCTGCGTGCCGAGGTGCCGGAGCCGGGTGCGGAGTGGGTGGCCCAGGGCCGCCGCCGGTTGCTGCGCCGGATGCGGCCGCGCGGCCGGGCGTTCGGCCGGGCGCTCCTGCTGGCCGGCGCGCTGGCCACGGCGGCGGCGGTCGCCCTGGTCGTGGTCCGGCCGCAGGCGCCCGCGCGGCCCGCTCCGGCGGCGCAGCCGCGCACCGTCCAGCTCGACGCGGACACGGTGCTGGCCCGGGCGGCGGACACGGTGGGCAGGCGCGCGGCCGCCGAGGTGCCGCTGCCGACGCAGTGGCAGTACACCAAGACCCTGGACAAGCAGCCGACCGGCGACACGATCAAGACCCGGGAGTCCTGGATGCGCTACGACGGCAAGCAGACCGCCGGCTTCGGGGAGGACGGCAGGCTGTCCGTCCATGACGTCCCGCCCGACCCGGGCGACGACGACCTGTCGCCGCGGCAGTACGACCAGAAGCTGCGGGAGCTGCCCACCGACCCGAAGCGGCTGCTGGCCAAGGTGACCAAGGACCGCCACTGGATCGACTACCCCCGGGAGGAGGGCGTCCCCCATGTCGCCGCACCCGACGCGGACCGCGCCTTCGGCGTGATCATGCTCTACCTCAGCCGGTACGGCGTCATGCCGCCCGAGCTGGAGTCGGCCCTGTTCGAGGCGCTGGCACTGATCCCCGGCGTCCGGGTGGAGCAGGGCGTCACCGACGCGGCGGGCCGCACCGGCCTGGGCGTCTGGCGCGACACCGGCAAGGACGCAGCCCGCCGCCGCTACCGCATCCTGGACCCGCAGACCTACCGCTACCTGGGCGAGAGGACGGTCTGGGTGCGCGACGAGTACCTCTTCGACGACAAGGAGCCCGCCATGCGCAAGGGCGCGGTGTGGACCACCGCCCTGCTGACCTCGGTCATCGTGGACCGCCCCGGCGAGCGGGGCTGACCGGGCGGCGGCCCGGGCGCGTCAGGGAGCGCTGCCCGTGTAGAGGCGGGTGACCACCTCCTCGATCGAGGCCTGCTCGGGCGCCGTGGCCATCAGCTCGTCGAGGGTGCCGTCGAACGCCAGCCGCCCGTGGTCGATCAGCATGACCCGGCGGCACAGGCGCTCGATGTCGCCGAGGTCGTGCGTGGTCAGCAGCACGGTGGTGCCCCGCTCCGCGTTCACCCGCAGCAGGAAGTCGCGGATGCCGGCCTTGCTGACCACGTCCAGCCCGATCGTCGGCTCGTCGAGCACCAGCACGTCGGGCGCGTGCAGCAGGGCCGCCGCCAGGTCGCCGCGCATGCGCTGGCCGAGGCTGAGCTGCCGCACCGGGGTGCGCAGGAACTCGCCCAGGTCGAGGGTCTCGGTCAGCTCGTCGAGCCGGGTGCGGAAGTCGGCCCGCTCGACCCGGTACAGGTGCCGGATCAGCTCGAAGCTGTCGCGCAGCGGCAGGTCCCACCACAGCGTCGTGCGCTGCCCGAACACCACCCCGATGCGCCGCGCCAGCCTCGTGCGGCGGCGTGAGGGGTCGAGCCCCGCCACCCTGACCTTGCCCGAGGTGGGGGTCAGGATGCCGCACAACATCTTGATCGTGGTGGACTTGCCGGCGCCGTTGGGGCCGAGGTAACCGACGAACTCGCCCGCCGACACGGTGAACGACAGGTCCCGTACGGCGTGGACGACGTTCCGCTTCACCTTGAACGAGCGGCCCGCCCGGTCAAGCTCGATCATCACTCAACTCCCCGTTGATCTGTAGTGCCGGATGCCCTGCCGCCAGACCAGGGCGGCGGCCAGGGCCAGGACCAGCGCCGCCGCCGGTCCGGCGAACCGCATGAACGCGGGCGTGCCGAAGGGGTCGTCCCGGCCGAGCACGTACAGGCCGGGCTGCCAGTTGACGAAGGCCAGCGGCAGCACGTACGTCACACCCCTGACCAGGTCGCGGCCGTAGACGCTGAGCGGGTACTGGGTGAGCTGGCTGCTGCCGTAGGTCAGGGTGTTGACCACCTCGGGGGCGTCGGTCAGCAGGAACTGCAGCGCCCCGGCGATCGTCCACAGCGCCGCGAAGATGACGACGCCGGTCACCACCATGACGGGGATCATCCAGGCCCGACCCCAGCCGGGGCCGAGCGCGGCGACGGCGTAGCCGAGCACGAGCCCGGCCTGGAGGATGCGCCCGATGCGGGTGGCCATGAACCGGTCGGCGGCGAGCTGGATCCACGCGCCGGCCGGCCTGATCAGGAACGTGTCGAGGGTGCCGGCCTTGATGTGCCCGCTGACCCGGTCGAGGTTGCTGACGAACGTGTCGCAGATGGTGAAGGCGAGGTTGGCCGCCCCGTACAGGAACAGCACCTCCTCGCGGGAGAACCCGGCCAGGCTGGTGGTGTTGGCGAAGATGATCAGGATCACCCCGACGTCGATCGCGGCGATGGCGAAGCCGAGCACCACCATCATCGCGAACGAGACCGGGTACGCCGCAGCCGCGCGGGTCCAGGTCCACACCAGCAGGAAGTACGTCCTAACCACCCTGGATCACCACCTTGTGGCGGATCGCCCTGGTGCCGAGCGCGCCCAGGCCGAGCAGCACCACGGCCCAGAGCGCCTGGAAGGCCA
The nucleotide sequence above comes from Nonomuraea gerenzanensis. Encoded proteins:
- a CDS encoding RNA polymerase sigma factor gives rise to the protein MTDEVAGGPADSELIRRSVQVPELFAELFDRHAAALRRYVARRLGESLADDVVSDAFLTAFRRRRHYDASHPDARPWLYGIAARLILRHRRVEVRLYRALARTGVDEITEPYADRVDDRVAAQQAGLAAALAELPAADREVLLLVAWADMSYEDVARALGIPVGTVRSRLHRARARTRRSLGGSDPTTAREESLDG
- a CDS encoding CU044_5270 family protein; the encoded protein is MDDLGSLRELRAEVPEPGAEWVAQGRRRLLRRMRPRGRAFGRALLLAGALATAAAVALVVVRPQAPARPAPAAQPRTVQLDADTVLARAADTVGRRAAAEVPLPTQWQYTKTLDKQPTGDTIKTRESWMRYDGKQTAGFGEDGRLSVHDVPPDPGDDDLSPRQYDQKLRELPTDPKRLLAKVTKDRHWIDYPREEGVPHVAAPDADRAFGVIMLYLSRYGVMPPELESALFEALALIPGVRVEQGVTDAAGRTGLGVWRDTGKDAARRRYRILDPQTYRYLGERTVWVRDEYLFDDKEPAMRKGAVWTTALLTSVIVDRPGERG
- a CDS encoding ABC transporter ATP-binding protein; the encoded protein is MIELDRAGRSFKVKRNVVHAVRDLSFTVSAGEFVGYLGPNGAGKSTTIKMLCGILTPTSGKVRVAGLDPSRRRTRLARRIGVVFGQRTTLWWDLPLRDSFELIRHLYRVERADFRTRLDELTETLDLGEFLRTPVRQLSLGQRMRGDLAAALLHAPDVLVLDEPTIGLDVVSKAGIRDFLLRVNAERGTTVLLTTHDLGDIERLCRRVMLIDHGRLAFDGTLDELMATAPEQASIEEVVTRLYTGSAP
- a CDS encoding ABC transporter permease, producing MVRTYFLLVWTWTRAAAAYPVSFAMMVVLGFAIAAIDVGVILIIFANTTSLAGFSREEVLFLYGAANLAFTICDTFVSNLDRVSGHIKAGTLDTFLIRPAGAWIQLAADRFMATRIGRILQAGLVLGYAVAALGPGWGRAWMIPVMVVTGVVIFAALWTIAGALQFLLTDAPEVVNTLTYGSSQLTQYPLSVYGRDLVRGVTYVLPLAFVNWQPGLYVLGRDDPFGTPAFMRFAGPAAALVLALAAALVWRQGIRHYRSTGS